In the genome of Metabacillus litoralis, the window TGTAATTAAAAAAAGTAGATAGTTGTAAACGCATACTTGAAATCATGCCACTTTACAAAATTTGTTTTTCTGTTATCTTAGTATAAGCGGATATTTACCTAGGTAAATATCTCTCAGATACGACAATACTTACTTAGGTAAATAATTTGAGGTGAAAAGAATTGGATAATACAAATAAACTTTTTCATTTGTTGTATCAAAAAACTAGACATATGACAAAGGAAGTTAATGAATATTTACAAAAGCATGATCTATACAGCTCACAATGGTCCATTCTGTACTGCCTTAAAACAAACGGTCCTATGACCCAAAGTGATATATGGCGATATTTAAACGTTGAAGCACCTACTGTAACAAGAACACTTGTTAAGCTCGAAGAAGGTGGCTGGATAAATCGAACTTCTGGAAATGACAAACGTGAACGACTTGTTTCTCTTACGGAAAAAGCACTGGAAACATTGCCTACTGTCGAAGAAGATGTAAAAAGATTTGAAAAAGAAATGACCTTACAGCTTACAGATCAGGAGCAAGATCAGTTATTTACCTTATTAACAAAACTCGGAAAAACAGAATAAAGCAAGGAGGAATAAGCCTAATGAACTCTCAAGAAAAACAGCCAATTTGGACACAAGGCTTTATTAGTATCTTTTTAAGTAATTTTTTCATATTTGTTGCTTTTTATGGTCTGCTAACATCTTTACCAATCTATGTGGTTGATGAACTCGGCCGCTCAAGCGTTGATGCAGGTTTAATTATTACAATATTTATGTTATCTGCGATTATTGTGCGACCTTTTTCAGGAAAGCTGATTCAGGATTTCGGGAAGAAAAAAACATTGATGATCAGCATGATTCTTTTTACCATTTTTTCTTTTATGTATCTATGGGTTGAGAATTATGCCCTTTTATTAGTTTTACGATTTCTTCACGGGATTTGGTTTAGTATTGCCTCTACAGCAACGGGTGCAATTGCTGCAGACATTGTACCCCTGAAAAGACGTGGTGAAGGACTTGGATATTTTGCCATGTCAATGAACCTTGCCGTTGTGTGTGGTCCGTTCATTTCACTTACTCTTTTACAATATGTATCTTTTTCAATTCTATTTCTTGTTCTAGCTTCATTAATTACAATCGGTGTGTTATTTACGGCATTTAGTAAAATGGCGGAGGTTAAGAAAACAGATCAAGTTGAAAAGAAACGCCTGCAATTCAGCGATTTAATTGATCAAAAGGCCCTTCCAATTGCACTTGTAGGAAGCTTAGTTGCATTTACGTATTCTAGTGTTCTTTCATTTATATCAATGTATGCCAAAGAATTAAATTTAATAGAAGCAGCAAGTTACTTTTTCCTTGTATTTGCCGTAGCTATGATTATTGCAAGACCATTCAGTGGTCGTTTGTATGATTCAAAGGGGCCAAATGTTGTGATATACCCTGCTTTGGCTTTATTTATGATCGGTTTATTGTTTTTAAGTATTGCGCACAGCGCCTTTATGCTGCTTTTTGCCGGAGCATTTATTGGCTTAGGTTACGGAACTGTTGTGCCTTGCCTCCAAACACTGGCTATTCAAGCAACAGATCATCATCGCAGCAGCCATGCAACAGCAACATTTTTCACACTTTTTGATACCGGAATTGCGACCGGTTCATTCGTTTTAGGAATCGTGGTTGCTCAATTAGGCTATGAAACATTGTATCTTTTTGCCGGCTTGTTTTTAATACTTGTTATTATCATGTATAAGTTCGTGCAAAGTAGAAAGAAAGCCACTTCACCTGCTCTGGAGTGGAAGGAATCAAGCTTATAATAATTGTTTCAGCTGTTTAAATTGTGAGGTTCTTGCAGGTTAGCCTAATTTTTTTGCGACTTATTTTGTTATTTTGCATGTTCGGCTAATATTCTTGTAACTTCGTAATGTTATCTTGCAACTATTTCGATATTCTTGCATACGAGCATCATCTCCACAAAAAAGCTGGAGCACACATAGGCTCCAGCTTCTCACTTTTTAATAAACCCCACGAACATTCGGATGAATGCGATCTTGATAAAACTCAGAAAGCTTCTTCAGCTCCGCCGCACTAAATGAAGGCACTTCTGTTGCTTGTAAATTATCTTCCACTTGCTTTACCGTTTTAAAGCCAGGGATAACAGTTGTGATTTCTTCATGATCAAGAATCCAGCGAAGTGCTGCTCTTGCCATATTGCCACGGCCTTCTGAAATCCATTCCAGCTGTTGACTTAGCTCAACACCTTTTGAGAACTCTACACCGGCAAAGGTTTCACCGACATTGAAGTGTTCGCCGTCTTTATTGAAATTGCGGTGATCGTCTTCCTCAAATTTAGCTTGATTTGTGAATTTACCCGTTAATAATCCACTTGCTAAAGGTACACGAGCTAATAAGCCTACACCTTTTTCCTTTGCTTGTGGAAGCAATTCAGGGATAGCTTTTTGACGGAAGATATTAAAAATAACTTGTAGCGCCTTCACATTTGCTTGATCTAAACAAAATAATCCTTCCTCCACTGTTTCTACACTCACACCATAGTGACGGATTTTTCCTTGTTGTTGAAGCTTATCTAATACTTCAAAAACCTGTCCACTTTTTAAGATTTCAAAAGGGGCACAATGAATTTGATAAAGATCAATTGTGTCACGTTGAAGACGCTTTAAGCTTGCCTCACAATATTCAGTAACAGCTTTTTCAGAATAGGTTTCAGGATCAAAAATATCACCTGCACGGCAGAACTTTGTCGCAATATGAATTTTATCTTCTTTTCCTTTTGTAGCTTTAGCAAGTAATTCCTCACTATGTCCATCACCGTATACATCAGCTGTATCAAAGAAGTTAACGCCGGCATCCATTGCACGCTCTAGACCTCCTAATGCTTCCTGGTCATCTGATTTACCCCACGATCCACCAATAGCCCATGTCCCAAAGCTTAATTCACTAATTTTAAGGTCTGTATCCCCTAGCTGACGATATTTCATTCTTTCCACCATCCTATGTAAGTTATCGTTTAGTTAAAATTTTTCACAATTTTTATTATAGTATAGATAAAGCGCTAACAAAAGAAATATGGCTTGCAATCCAATTACTCCTCATTTCGCCTAAAATACTTTATAATAAACAACGGATGAACGATTTTAACATTAAGAGGAGCGAGTCAAATGACACAAAAAAGTGCATTAATCAGCGGCTGGATGAGTCACCGAAAAGTCCTGCTTGAAATCGTGGAAAAATTAGAAGATCAACATATTTCTTACAAACCATGGGAAGGGGCTATGGCACTTTCTGAACTTGTTTTACATATAACAAGTGCAATGGGCATGTTTGCTCAAACTGTAAAGAACGGTGCTTTTACACCACCGGCTGCACAGCCAGAGGTTAAAACGGTGAATGAATTAAAAGAGACTGTCCAGAAGGAAACTGAGGAAACAAAGTCTCTTTTAGAGTCTCTTACAGATGATCAACTTGATCAAATCATTGAATTTGCTGGGATGAATATGCCTGGAATCGCTTTGCTTGAAAGTGGAAAAGACCATGAAATTCACCACAAAGGTCAATTATTTACATATGCTCGATTAGTAGGGGTAGAGGAGCTACCATTCTTTATTAATCGCTCATAAGAGGGCGCAAAAAGAGCGAATCAAACGATTCGCTCTTTCTTACTTATTCTCTTCTTCTTGCTTATAATAGTTTACAAGTGCAATGATTGCACTTCCCATTCTTTCTTCCTCAGGAACAACCATTCTTGTAATGCCAACCTCACGCAATGCTTGAGCGGTTACTTTCCCAACAGATACTGCTATCACATTCGTAGAAAATGCATGTAAAACTTCCTTTTCTACACCTTTTTCCTTGGCATGAGCCATTAAAAATCTTGCTTGAGGAGTACTTGTAAAGTTAACAGCATCTATTTTTCCTTCAAGTATTTCACTTACAAGCTGCTCCATGACCTCTGGCTTTGGCGGGATATGCTGATAAGGTAAAATTTCACGATATTCTGCACCCTGCTCCTTTAAAAAGTCAATTAATAACGGTGCCGGATCACCATGTAGCTGAAGAGCAACACTTAACCCTGAAAATGAATGTGCTCTCAACTCTCTCACTAAACCAGCTGTACTTCCATCATCATCCCTGACATCTGGTTGTATTCCAAGCTTTTTAAGAACATTCACCGTTTTATAGCCTCTTGCCGCAATTTTCGCACTATTTAATGCCTCAATAAATTGGTCACCTAACCCCATGTTCACTGCAGTTTGATAGAGCTTGTCTGTTCCAATTCCCGTAGTGAAAATCAACCAGTTAAAATTCCCTTCTATTAAGGCCTTTATTTCTTTTTCAACATTTGTATCATCTAAAAAAACTGTTCCCTGTGCTGGTCGAATTAGTGCAACGCCACCAAGGTTTTCTACTAGCTTACTAAGTTCTTCTGATTTACGCTGACCTGCAAGAGCAATCGTTTTGCCAGTTAATCGTTTCATCGTATACCTCCGCTAAAAAGATAAGTTGCTATTATTGTATCATCAGCTGTTGAATGCACAACAAAAAAGTGACTCAAGGAATATCCTTTCCCTCGAGCCACTTATATTAGAAGACGATTGTTTTATTTTCGTGAACAAGAATACGGTCTTCAAGATGCCATTTTACTGCTCTTGCTAACACACTTCGTTCAACATTACGACCAATTTTTTTCAAGCTATCAACATTATCACGATGATCCACACGGCTAATGTCTTGCTCAATAATTGGACCTTCATCAAGATCATTTGTTACATAATGGGACGTTGCTCCAATTAATTTCACTCCACGTCCATATGCTCTTTCATATGGTCTTGCACCAACGAAGGCTGGTAAGAAGGAATGGTGGATATTGATAATTTTGTTTGGATTTGCAGATACAAACTTCGGCGTTAAAATTTGCATATAACGCGCCAAAATAATTAAATCAATATCATGCTCTTTTAGAAGCTGAAGTTGTTGATCTTCTACTTGCTCACGAATATCCTTGTTGGCAGGAATATGATAGAAGGGAATATTTAGTGATTCAACGACTTCCCTTGCTTCTTCATGATTACTAACGACAAGCGAGATATCTGCCATTAAGTCGCCGCTTTGCCATTCCCATAGAAGCTCAAGTAAGCAGTGCAATTCTTTTGAGACGAAAATCGCCACTTTTTTCAAATTATATACATGCGTGAAGTTCCAGTCCATTGAAAATTTCTCTGCAATTTGATTAAACTGGACCTCCATCTTTTGTGCTTTATCTTTTAAGTTTGGACATTCAAATTCAATTCGAATGAAAAAAGTACCGCCCTCAGGATTTGTAGAGTACTGACTTGATTCAATAATATTAGCATTATGCTCAAATAAAAATGTTGATATTGCTGAGACAATACCAGGTTGGTCCGGACAGCTAACTAATAAACGTCCACGATTTTGATTTTTTTCCTGAAAATGTTCAATTTGATTTTTTATAAATGCATTCATTATATATACCTCTCTATAAGTGATTAAAACATTATACATTAGTCAGTCAAAATTATTAAGGTTTTAAAAACACTTTTTTATTTTATGACTTCGTAAATTCATGATTTCGCTTCTGCTTTGCCTTTCGAATGATCTGATTCATCACCTCTGATAAAACCAATCCTATTGCAATTGCACCAGAAATCATAAAGGCCTTTGCTGCAAGTGGTATCGCAGCATTATAGTCATTTTCCACCACTTGCCTCATCGCATCATACGCTAGTCCTCCCGGCACTAACGGAATAATTCCGGACACGTTAAATATAATCACAGGCGTTTTATGCTTCTTTGCATAGTATTGACTAATAATTGCAATAACAAAAGAGGCAATTAAAGAAGCAAAAACACTGTCATTAGAATACTCAAACAACCCGATATAAATCATCCAGCCAACCATTCCAGCGAAACCACATCGAAATAATGCCTGAACAGGTGCATTAAAGATGATTCCGAATGCTGCAGATGCGATAAAGCTTGTTATAAGCTGTTCAATCAAATGAAGCCCTCCTTATAAGAAAGCTGTATTGCTATCCAGAAATGTTAATAAAACGAGAAAACAACCGCAACACCTGCTCCGATGGCAAATGCGGTTAAAAAGGCTTCTGCTCCCTTTGATATTCCGGATACTAAATGACCTGCCATAAGGTCTCTCACTGCGTTTGTAATGAGCAAACCAGGTACTAACGGCATAACAGAACCGATAATAATTTTATCCAGCTCAGCACCAATATTAAGCGTGACAAATAAAACAGATAGTAGACCGATGATAAGTGATGCTAAAAATTCAGCAAAGAACTTTATTTCGACTAATCGATGAAGATAGATTAAGCTTGAAAATCCGATTCCGCCCGCAATAACTGCTGGAAGAAAATCCGTCCAGCCACCTTGAAACATAATTAAAAAGCAACCACTTGCGATCGAAGCTGCCCCAATTTGTACCCAAATCGGGTAGGCGTGAGCATCTAGTTCAATTTCCTTTAAATGAGCATATGCCTCTTCAACCGATAATTCCCCGTTGCTTATTTGTCTCGAAACACCATTTACTTTTGCAACCTTTTGCAAATCTGTAGAACGATCAACTATTCTTACAAGCTGTGTTGGGGTTTTACTGCTTACAGAAAAAATGATTCCTGTTGGCGTGACATAGCTATGAGTCTCCTTTATCCCATAAGCTGCCGCTATTCTCATCATTGTATCTTCTACCCTATACGTCTCAGCCCCACTACGAAGCATAATTTTCCCAGCTAACAAACAAACATCAATAATATCAAAGGTTTGGTTTTGGTCAACACTCACCTTTCCTTCACCCCATCCTTAAGATACCTAGTTTGAGTTTAAAGAAGTTGGCGGAAATAGGCAAGGGATGGTGATTGTGGGGTGGTGCCTGGTGTGGGGTGGGCGTGCCTGTCACTTCCCGAAGTTTGTCGAGGAATTC includes:
- a CDS encoding MarR family winged helix-turn-helix transcriptional regulator: MTKEVNEYLQKHDLYSSQWSILYCLKTNGPMTQSDIWRYLNVEAPTVTRTLVKLEEGGWINRTSGNDKRERLVSLTEKALETLPTVEEDVKRFEKEMTLQLTDQEQDQLFTLLTKLGKTE
- a CDS encoding MFS transporter, coding for MNSQEKQPIWTQGFISIFLSNFFIFVAFYGLLTSLPIYVVDELGRSSVDAGLIITIFMLSAIIVRPFSGKLIQDFGKKKTLMISMILFTIFSFMYLWVENYALLLVLRFLHGIWFSIASTATGAIAADIVPLKRRGEGLGYFAMSMNLAVVCGPFISLTLLQYVSFSILFLVLASLITIGVLFTAFSKMAEVKKTDQVEKKRLQFSDLIDQKALPIALVGSLVAFTYSSVLSFISMYAKELNLIEAASYFFLVFAVAMIIARPFSGRLYDSKGPNVVIYPALALFMIGLLFLSIAHSAFMLLFAGAFIGLGYGTVVPCLQTLAIQATDHHRSSHATATFFTLFDTGIATGSFVLGIVVAQLGYETLYLFAGLFLILVIIMYKFVQSRKKATSPALEWKESSL
- a CDS encoding aldo/keto reductase yields the protein MKYRQLGDTDLKISELSFGTWAIGGSWGKSDDQEALGGLERAMDAGVNFFDTADVYGDGHSEELLAKATKGKEDKIHIATKFCRAGDIFDPETYSEKAVTEYCEASLKRLQRDTIDLYQIHCAPFEILKSGQVFEVLDKLQQQGKIRHYGVSVETVEEGLFCLDQANVKALQVIFNIFRQKAIPELLPQAKEKGVGLLARVPLASGLLTGKFTNQAKFEEDDHRNFNKDGEHFNVGETFAGVEFSKGVELSQQLEWISEGRGNMARAALRWILDHEEITTVIPGFKTVKQVEDNLQATEVPSFSAAELKKLSEFYQDRIHPNVRGVY
- a CDS encoding DinB family protein — protein: MTQKSALISGWMSHRKVLLEIVEKLEDQHISYKPWEGAMALSELVLHITSAMGMFAQTVKNGAFTPPAAQPEVKTVNELKETVQKETEETKSLLESLTDDQLDQIIEFAGMNMPGIALLESGKDHEIHHKGQLFTYARLVGVEELPFFINRS
- a CDS encoding uroporphyrinogen-III synthase — encoded protein: MKRLTGKTIALAGQRKSEELSKLVENLGGVALIRPAQGTVFLDDTNVEKEIKALIEGNFNWLIFTTGIGTDKLYQTAVNMGLGDQFIEALNSAKIAARGYKTVNVLKKLGIQPDVRDDDGSTAGLVRELRAHSFSGLSVALQLHGDPAPLLIDFLKEQGAEYREILPYQHIPPKPEVMEQLVSEILEGKIDAVNFTSTPQARFLMAHAKEKGVEKEVLHAFSTNVIAVSVGKVTAQALREVGITRMVVPEEERMGSAIIALVNYYKQEEENK
- the purU gene encoding formyltetrahydrofolate deformylase, producing MNAFIKNQIEHFQEKNQNRGRLLVSCPDQPGIVSAISTFLFEHNANIIESSQYSTNPEGGTFFIRIEFECPNLKDKAQKMEVQFNQIAEKFSMDWNFTHVYNLKKVAIFVSKELHCLLELLWEWQSGDLMADISLVVSNHEEAREVVESLNIPFYHIPANKDIREQVEDQQLQLLKEHDIDLIILARYMQILTPKFVSANPNKIINIHHSFLPAFVGARPYERAYGRGVKLIGATSHYVTNDLDEGPIIEQDISRVDHRDNVDSLKKIGRNVERSVLARAVKWHLEDRILVHENKTIVF
- a CDS encoding threonine/serine exporter family protein, encoding MIEQLITSFIASAAFGIIFNAPVQALFRCGFAGMVGWMIYIGLFEYSNDSVFASLIASFVIAIISQYYAKKHKTPVIIFNVSGIIPLVPGGLAYDAMRQVVENDYNAAIPLAAKAFMISGAIAIGLVLSEVMNQIIRKAKQKRNHEFTKS
- a CDS encoding threonine/serine exporter family protein — its product is MSVDQNQTFDIIDVCLLAGKIMLRSGAETYRVEDTMMRIAAAYGIKETHSYVTPTGIIFSVSSKTPTQLVRIVDRSTDLQKVAKVNGVSRQISNGELSVEEAYAHLKEIELDAHAYPIWVQIGAASIASGCFLIMFQGGWTDFLPAVIAGGIGFSSLIYLHRLVEIKFFAEFLASLIIGLLSVLFVTLNIGAELDKIIIGSVMPLVPGLLITNAVRDLMAGHLVSGISKGAEAFLTAFAIGAGVAVVFSFY